In one Pseudomonas sp. 31-12 genomic region, the following are encoded:
- a CDS encoding SIS domain-containing protein: MTSKMLEEALSSFEAVQAQLQQLDPQMLEIAGRLRRQPPQVAMTVARGSSDHAASYFAYLTMQQLGIPVASLPMSVVTMLQAPLKVSGQVAFAFSQSGQSPDLVNSMRLLRKRGALSISMVNAESSPLEAACEFSLPLCAGTESSVAATKSFIASLSASARLIAHWKEDVELLDAGNALPEGLREAAQQDWSLAIDALRDCQRLMVIGRGAGFAIAQEAALKFKETSAIQAEAFSSAEVRHGPMALIDENYPLLIFAPRGAEQAGLLSLAADMRQRGARVLLAAPDDIAERELTLSCAEHPVLDPILAIQSFYVMAAGLAVARGMDPDQPRHLSKVTRTH, encoded by the coding sequence TTGACTTCAAAAATGCTTGAAGAGGCGCTGTCCTCGTTCGAGGCCGTGCAAGCCCAATTGCAGCAACTCGACCCGCAGATGCTCGAGATCGCCGGGCGCCTGCGTCGTCAGCCGCCGCAAGTGGCGATGACCGTCGCGCGCGGCAGCTCCGACCATGCCGCCAGTTACTTCGCCTACCTGACCATGCAGCAACTGGGCATTCCGGTGGCGTCGCTGCCGATGTCGGTGGTGACCATGCTGCAAGCACCGTTGAAGGTCAGCGGGCAAGTGGCGTTTGCGTTCTCGCAGTCGGGGCAAAGCCCGGACCTGGTGAACAGCATGCGTCTGTTGCGCAAACGCGGCGCCTTGAGCATTTCCATGGTCAACGCCGAAAGTTCGCCACTGGAAGCGGCCTGCGAATTCAGCCTGCCGCTGTGCGCCGGTACAGAAAGCAGCGTCGCCGCGACCAAGAGTTTTATCGCCAGCCTCAGTGCCAGCGCCCGGCTGATCGCCCATTGGAAGGAAGACGTGGAATTGCTGGACGCCGGCAACGCTTTGCCGGAGGGCCTGCGCGAAGCGGCGCAGCAGGATTGGAGCCTGGCCATTGACGCCCTGCGCGATTGCCAGCGTTTGATGGTGATCGGTCGTGGCGCCGGTTTTGCCATCGCTCAGGAAGCGGCCCTTAAATTCAAGGAAACCTCGGCAATTCAGGCCGAAGCCTTCAGCAGCGCCGAAGTGCGTCACGGTCCGATGGCATTGATCGATGAAAACTATCCGCTGCTGATTTTTGCACCACGCGGTGCCGAGCAAGCCGGTTTGCTGAGCCTCGCCGCAGACATGCGCCAGCGCGGCGCTCGCGTTCTGCTGGCGGCACCGGATGACATTGCCGAACGCGAACTCACCCTGAGCTGCGCCGAGCACCCGGTCCTTGATCCGATTCTGGCGATCCAGAGTTTCTACGTCATGGCAGCCGGTTTGGCTGTGGCCCGTGGCATGGACCCGGATCAACCGCGCCATTTGAGCAAAGTGACGCGGACGCACTAA
- the nagA gene encoding N-acetylglucosamine-6-phosphate deacetylase, with protein MSEDNILTAHGWVRGRLIHEHGKVVSIDGVPCEPADNDLPYLLPGFIDLHVHGGGGKDIMEGASAFETISKTHVRFGTTSLLATTMTAPPEEISSVLKAVGEFCEQRPTGCARVLGVHLEGPYINPGKLGAQPNFAHTALMAEVEEYLALAPIRVITIAPEIAGHDALIRTLSARGIRMQIGHTLGSYEEGVAALAAGASSFTHLYNAMSPLHHREPGIVGAALAHAKYAELIPDLLHVHPGAMRVALRAIPCLYCVTDSTAAAGMPDGEYKLGSHTVTKCLGGVRLPDGTLAGSTLTMDQALRNLVKIGLPIAEASQRLSQFPADYLGLTERGRLQPGSWADCVRLDRSLTLTAVMVEGEDIDFKNA; from the coding sequence ATGTCCGAAGACAACATCCTCACCGCCCACGGCTGGGTTCGCGGCCGGCTGATTCACGAACACGGCAAGGTCGTGTCCATCGACGGCGTGCCCTGCGAGCCGGCCGACAACGACTTGCCTTATCTGCTGCCCGGTTTCATCGACCTGCACGTTCACGGCGGCGGCGGCAAAGACATCATGGAAGGCGCATCCGCCTTCGAAACCATCAGCAAAACCCACGTGCGCTTCGGCACTACGTCGCTGCTGGCGACCACCATGACCGCGCCGCCGGAAGAGATTTCCAGCGTGCTCAAAGCCGTCGGCGAGTTCTGCGAGCAGCGGCCAACAGGCTGCGCCCGAGTGCTTGGCGTGCACCTGGAAGGCCCGTACATCAACCCCGGCAAACTCGGCGCCCAGCCGAATTTCGCCCACACCGCGTTGATGGCCGAAGTCGAGGAGTACCTGGCGCTGGCACCGATCCGGGTGATCACCATCGCCCCGGAAATCGCCGGTCACGATGCCTTGATCCGCACCCTCAGTGCACGCGGCATCCGCATGCAGATCGGCCACACCCTGGGCAGTTACGAGGAAGGCGTCGCCGCGCTGGCGGCCGGTGCCAGCAGTTTCACTCACCTCTACAACGCCATGAGCCCGCTGCATCACCGCGAGCCAGGCATCGTCGGTGCGGCGCTGGCCCACGCCAAATACGCCGAGCTGATTCCGGATTTGCTGCACGTGCATCCCGGCGCCATGCGGGTGGCCCTGCGCGCGATTCCCTGCCTGTATTGCGTGACGGATTCCACCGCCGCTGCCGGCATGCCCGACGGTGAATACAAGCTCGGCAGCCACACGGTCACCAAGTGCCTGGGTGGCGTGCGCTTGCCCGACGGCACCCTGGCGGGCAGCACGCTGACCATGGATCAGGCGCTGCGCAATCTGGTGAAGATCGGTCTGCCGATCGCCGAGGCGTCGCAACGTCTTTCGCAATTCCCCGCCGACTACCTCGGCCTCACCGAACGCGGTCGCCTGCAACCGGGCAGCTGGGCCGACTGCGTGCGGCTGGATCGCTCACTCACACTCACCGCCGTCATGGTCGAAGGAGAAGACATTGACTTCAAAAATGCTTGA
- a CDS encoding transporter associated domain-containing protein, whose amino-acid sequence MDDLPIGPMLAVVALLILWSGLFTAIETAQQHLLAQRTASRSGDKPVAKLSFPINSLIFCNTLCRALAVVISTLLAIFIWAENGPWVACLGAGVALLVFADYLPRTLAVRYPDAVLALGNTLLGAPLKIIYPAAWLLNGFTQLLMRPFARKVKVVQQSEDEAPNDRKDELDQAVCRPHPLSGIHALDNITVNDILVPRSDVDGINLDDSLEEIIEQLRNNKRTRLPVFHSDINQVEAVLNTRQIRHMLPNASLTLEALLAASHEPYFVPESTPLQLQLLNFHKQQRRLGMVVDEYGEVLGIVTLEDILEEIVGEFESQHSLENPHIHPQADGRLMIEGAASIRELNKSLGWHLPSDGPKTLNGLVTEALETIPDSAVCLKIGRYRLEILETEDNRVTQVLIWHTSSVPVVI is encoded by the coding sequence ATGGACGACTTGCCCATAGGGCCGATGCTCGCGGTAGTGGCCCTGCTGATTTTATGGTCGGGGCTTTTTACCGCCATCGAAACGGCGCAACAGCACTTGCTGGCGCAACGAACCGCCTCGCGCTCCGGCGACAAACCGGTCGCGAAACTGAGCTTCCCGATCAACAGCCTGATCTTCTGCAATACCCTGTGCCGCGCTCTGGCGGTGGTCATCAGCACCTTGCTGGCGATTTTCATCTGGGCAGAAAACGGGCCGTGGGTTGCCTGCCTGGGTGCCGGGGTCGCGCTTCTGGTGTTCGCCGATTACCTGCCGCGCACCCTCGCCGTGCGCTATCCCGACGCAGTCCTGGCCCTGGGCAACACGTTGCTCGGCGCGCCACTGAAAATCATCTACCCGGCCGCGTGGCTGCTCAACGGCTTCACTCAACTGCTGATGCGACCGTTTGCCCGCAAAGTCAAAGTGGTGCAACAGAGTGAAGACGAAGCCCCGAACGACCGTAAAGACGAGCTCGATCAAGCCGTCTGCCGCCCACACCCGCTCTCGGGCATCCATGCGCTCGACAACATCACGGTCAACGACATCCTGGTGCCGCGCAGTGACGTCGACGGGATCAACCTCGACGACTCCCTGGAAGAGATCATCGAGCAATTGCGCAACAACAAGCGCACCCGCCTGCCGGTGTTCCACAGCGACATCAACCAGGTCGAAGCGGTGCTCAACACTCGGCAGATCCGCCATATGCTGCCCAACGCGAGCCTGACCCTCGAAGCGCTGCTGGCCGCCAGCCACGAACCGTACTTCGTGCCGGAAAGCACGCCGCTGCAGTTGCAACTGCTGAATTTCCACAAGCAGCAGCGTCGACTGGGCATGGTGGTTGACGAGTACGGCGAAGTGCTCGGCATCGTGACCCTGGAAGACATTCTCGAAGAAATCGTCGGCGAATTCGAAAGCCAGCACAGCCTGGAAAACCCGCACATCCACCCGCAGGCCGATGGGCGCCTGATGATCGAAGGTGCCGCGTCGATTCGCGAATTGAACAAGAGCCTGGGCTGGCACCTGCCCAGCGACGGTCCTAAGACCCTCAACGGTCTGGTGACCGAGGCGCTGGAGACGATTCCGGACAGTGCGGTGTGCCTGAAGATCGGGCGTTATCGGCTGGAGATTCTGGAGACGGAAGACAATCGTGTCACTCAGGTTTTGATCTGGCATACCAGCTCGGTGCCAGTCGTTATCTAA
- a CDS encoding murein L,D-transpeptidase family protein yields the protein MRWLLAVFCLSFVALSQASVAETLNGKVIEKVLVLKSAHQLQLINDGKPLKTYRISLGRNPKGQKLMEGDRRTPEGFYWLDWRKVSDKFNLSMHISYPNISDSARARREGVEPGGMIMIHGTPDTEENPEDLFHTLDWTDGCIAMRNMDMREVWGLVPDGTMIEIRP from the coding sequence ATGCGCTGGTTGCTTGCCGTGTTTTGCTTGTCGTTCGTCGCCCTGTCACAGGCTTCCGTTGCGGAAACCCTGAACGGCAAAGTCATCGAAAAAGTTCTGGTGCTCAAGTCCGCCCATCAATTGCAATTGATCAATGACGGCAAGCCGCTCAAGACCTATCGCATTTCCCTGGGCAGAAACCCGAAAGGCCAAAAACTGATGGAAGGCGATAGACGCACGCCTGAAGGTTTCTATTGGCTGGACTGGCGCAAGGTCAGCGATAAATTCAATCTGTCGATGCACATCTCCTACCCGAACATCAGCGACTCTGCCCGCGCCCGGCGTGAAGGCGTCGAGCCTGGTGGCATGATCATGATCCACGGCACGCCGGACACCGAAGAAAACCCGGAAGATCTGTTCCACACCCTGGACTGGACCGACGGCTGCATTGCCATGCGCAACATGGACATGCGTGAAGTGTGGGGCCTGGTGCCGGATGGCACGATGATCGAGATTCGTCCGTAA
- a CDS encoding gamma carbonic anhydrase family protein produces the protein MKYRLGDARVETHPQSWVAPNAVLVGKVKLEEGANVWFNAVLRGDNELILIGKNSNVQDGTVMHTDMGYPLTIGTGVTIGHNAMLHGCTVGDYSLIGINAVILNGAKIGKNCIIGANSLIGEGKEIPDGSLVMGSPGKVVRELTEPQKKMLEASAAHYVHNSQRYARDLVEQEE, from the coding sequence ATGAAATATCGCCTGGGCGACGCCCGCGTCGAAACCCATCCGCAGAGCTGGGTCGCACCCAATGCCGTGCTGGTGGGCAAGGTCAAGCTGGAAGAGGGCGCCAACGTCTGGTTCAACGCCGTGTTGCGTGGCGACAATGAATTGATCCTGATCGGCAAGAACAGCAACGTCCAGGACGGGACGGTTATGCACACCGACATGGGCTACCCGCTGACCATCGGCACCGGCGTGACCATCGGCCACAACGCCATGCTTCACGGCTGCACCGTGGGCGATTACAGCCTGATCGGTATTAATGCGGTGATTCTCAATGGCGCGAAGATCGGCAAAAACTGCATCATCGGCGCCAACTCACTGATCGGCGAGGGCAAGGAGATTCCCGACGGTTCGCTGGTCATGGGCTCGCCGGGCAAAGTGGTTCGTGAGTTGACCGAGCCGCAAAAGAAGATGCTCGAGGCCAGCGCTGCGCACTATGTGCATAACTCGCAGCGTTATGCCCGTGATCTGGTTGAGCAGGAAGAATGA
- a CDS encoding CoA pyrophosphatase: MLDELLHRVSNHTPRTLETDRRFPEAAVLVPITRSDEPELILTLRASGLSTHGGEVAFPGGRRDPEDPDLVFTALREAEEEIGLPPGLVEVIGPLSPLISLHGIKVTPYVGVIPDFVEYLANDAEIAAVFSVPLEFFREDPREHTHRIDYQGRSWYVPSYRYGEYKIWGLTAIMIVELINLLYDADISLHHPPKSFINT, translated from the coding sequence ATGCTGGACGAGCTACTTCACCGGGTTAGCAACCACACGCCGCGTACCCTGGAAACCGATCGACGTTTCCCCGAAGCCGCAGTGCTGGTGCCCATCACCCGCAGCGACGAACCGGAACTGATTCTGACCCTGCGTGCCAGCGGGCTTTCGACCCATGGCGGCGAAGTCGCCTTCCCTGGCGGGCGGCGCGATCCGGAAGACCCGGACCTGGTGTTCACCGCGCTTCGGGAGGCCGAAGAAGAAATCGGCTTGCCGCCTGGCCTGGTCGAAGTGATCGGACCGCTGAGCCCGCTAATCTCCCTGCACGGCATCAAGGTCACGCCTTATGTCGGGGTGATTCCGGATTTTGTCGAATACCTGGCCAACGATGCCGAGATCGCTGCGGTGTTCAGTGTGCCTCTGGAGTTCTTCCGCGAGGATCCTCGGGAACATACTCACCGCATCGATTACCAGGGGCGCAGTTGGTACGTGCCGAGTTATCGTTACGGCGAATACAAAATCTGGGGCCTGACGGCGATCATGATCGTCGAGTTGATCAACCTGCTCTATGACGCCGACATCAGCCTGCACCACCCACCCAAAAGCTTCATCAATACTTGA
- a CDS encoding GntR family transcriptional regulator, giving the protein MNDLQALRPDDTQPTPLYLQLARNLEAAIHAGQWKAEQAMPSERNLSELLGISRVTARKALEVLFEQGLIRRNQGSGTFITPRLEQPLSRLSGFSEMLRLKGFVPGSQWLEREITPPTHEELIRLGLSPNDKVARLKRLRKADDTVMAIEMSTLPASIIPKPQAVGDSLYEYLDGIGKPIVRALQHIQAINASDEFAALVGIAPGTAMLLMTRVGYLEDNTPIEVTDTYCRNDYYDFVAELRR; this is encoded by the coding sequence ATGAACGACCTCCAGGCCCTACGCCCTGACGACACCCAGCCCACGCCGTTGTACCTGCAACTGGCGCGCAATCTGGAAGCGGCGATTCATGCCGGCCAATGGAAAGCCGAGCAGGCAATGCCCTCGGAACGCAACCTGAGCGAGTTGCTGGGCATTTCCCGCGTCACCGCCCGCAAGGCGCTGGAAGTGTTGTTCGAGCAAGGCCTGATCCGCCGCAATCAAGGTTCCGGCACATTCATCACGCCACGCCTGGAACAACCGCTGTCGCGCCTCTCGGGTTTCAGCGAAATGCTGCGCCTCAAGGGTTTCGTGCCCGGCTCGCAATGGCTGGAACGCGAGATCACCCCGCCGACCCACGAAGAACTGATCCGCCTGGGCCTCTCGCCCAATGACAAGGTCGCGCGCCTCAAACGCCTGCGCAAAGCCGACGACACGGTGATGGCGATCGAGATGAGCACCCTGCCCGCCTCGATCATTCCCAAGCCGCAAGCGGTGGGCGACTCCCTCTACGAATACCTCGACGGTATCGGCAAGCCGATCGTCCGCGCGTTGCAGCACATCCAGGCGATCAACGCCTCGGACGAATTCGCCGCCCTCGTCGGCATCGCCCCCGGCACCGCCATGCTGCTGATGACCCGGGTCGGCTACCTGGAAGACAACACACCGATCGAAGTCACCGACACCTACTGCCGCAACGACTACTACGACTTTGTCGCAGAGCTTCGCCGCTAA
- a CDS encoding NUDIX hydrolase, which yields MKFCSQCGNPVTQRIPEGDSRLRYVCDSCQAIHYQNPNIVAGCVATWGSKVLLCRRAIEPRLGYWTLPAGFMENGETIEQAAIRETAEEACARVRNLSIYTLIDVPHISQVHVFFRAELVDPDFSAGPESLEVQLFDEADIPWSELAFRTVGRTLEYFFADRRTEVYPVRSESIPPLVQPAIT from the coding sequence ATGAAATTTTGCAGTCAGTGCGGCAACCCGGTCACCCAGCGTATCCCCGAAGGCGATTCGCGCCTGCGTTATGTCTGCGACAGCTGTCAGGCGATTCACTACCAGAACCCCAATATCGTCGCCGGTTGCGTGGCGACCTGGGGCTCGAAAGTGTTGCTGTGCCGGCGCGCCATCGAGCCTCGGCTCGGTTACTGGACCCTGCCCGCCGGTTTCATGGAGAACGGCGAAACCATCGAGCAGGCGGCCATTCGCGAAACCGCTGAAGAAGCCTGCGCGCGGGTGCGCAACCTGAGCATCTACACGTTGATCGACGTGCCGCACATTAGCCAAGTGCATGTGTTCTTTCGCGCGGAGCTGGTGGACCCGGATTTTTCCGCCGGTCCCGAGAGCCTGGAAGTGCAGCTTTTCGACGAAGCCGATATCCCGTGGTCCGAGTTGGCTTTCCGCACGGTGGGCCGTACCTTAGAATACTTCTTCGCTGACCGGCGGACCGAGGTCTACCCCGTGCGGTCCGAGTCGATCCCGCCGCTTGTCCAGCCTGCCATCACCTAA
- a CDS encoding DUF1289 domain-containing protein, producing MNATERPVLSPCVNICALDEDDICTGCQRTVEEITRWSRMDNEERRKVLGLCHERAKSSGLIWMLPSKSDS from the coding sequence ATGAACGCCACCGAACGACCGGTTCTTTCGCCGTGCGTGAACATTTGTGCGCTGGATGAGGATGATATCTGCACCGGGTGTCAGCGCACGGTCGAGGAGATCACGCGCTGGAGCCGGATGGACAACGAAGAGCGCCGCAAGGTGTTGGGGTTGTGTCATGAGCGGGCGAAGTCGAGTGGGTTGATCTGGATGTTGCCTTCCAAATCTGATTCCTGA
- a CDS encoding inner membrane protein YpjD: MLPLSPSLLTTLAAACLYAAATIYQGTRLATGAKANKRLLVTLGVLAVLAHSASLFTHLLTPIGLGLDFFSAASLIAAAVIALTLLACSRIPVENLLILLFPLGAATVLLAQFAPAGTVQVIDEEPGILAHILLSILAYGMFTIAMFQALLLLVQDHQLKHKHPSGLIKNFPPLQTMESLLFGFLWAGWTLLSLSLLSGWLFVDNLFAQHLVHKTLLACLAWIVFSVLLWGRNRLGWRGHKAIRWTLAGFCLLMLAYFGSKLVREYILHI, encoded by the coding sequence ATGCTCCCCTTGTCACCCAGTTTGCTGACTACCCTCGCCGCCGCCTGCTTATATGCCGCTGCGACTATCTATCAAGGCACTCGTCTGGCCACCGGCGCCAAGGCGAACAAACGCCTGCTGGTCACGCTCGGCGTATTGGCCGTGCTGGCTCACAGCGCCAGCCTTTTCACCCACCTGCTGACCCCGATCGGCCTGGGCCTGGACTTTTTCAGTGCTGCCAGCCTGATTGCCGCAGCGGTCATCGCCCTGACCCTGCTGGCTTGTTCGCGGATACCGGTGGAGAACCTGCTTATATTGCTGTTCCCGCTCGGTGCCGCCACGGTGCTGCTTGCACAGTTCGCCCCCGCAGGCACGGTGCAGGTCATCGATGAAGAGCCGGGCATCCTCGCGCACATCCTGCTATCGATCCTCGCCTACGGCATGTTCACCATCGCGATGTTTCAGGCCTTGTTGCTGCTGGTCCAGGACCACCAGCTCAAGCACAAGCACCCATCGGGGCTGATCAAGAACTTCCCGCCGCTGCAAACCATGGAAAGCCTGCTGTTTGGCTTTCTCTGGGCCGGCTGGACCCTGCTGTCGCTGTCGTTGCTGTCCGGCTGGCTGTTCGTCGACAACCTGTTTGCCCAGCACCTGGTGCACAAAACCCTGCTGGCTTGCCTGGCCTGGATCGTCTTCAGCGTGCTGCTTTGGGGCCGTAACCGCCTCGGCTGGCGCGGACACAAGGCCATTCGCTGGACCCTCGCCGGTTTCTGCCTGCTGATGCTGGCGTACTTCGGCAGTAAGCTGGTCCGTGAATACATCCTGCACATCTGA
- a CDS encoding VUT family protein: protein MLFLIAYISSVVLINYAFSTAPHLDVIWSAWGGLVFVLRDMVQTRFGHGAIAAMLAALVLSYVTSDPSIALASATAFAVSECIDWLVFSITKRPLHDRLWISSALSIPLDTFIFFGMIDAFTPAVILTAMGSKFAGVTVVWLIMAWRLRKQAVAS, encoded by the coding sequence ATGCTCTTCCTGATCGCCTACATCAGCAGCGTCGTGCTGATCAATTACGCCTTTTCCACCGCCCCGCACCTGGACGTCATCTGGTCGGCCTGGGGCGGGTTGGTGTTTGTCCTGCGCGACATGGTGCAAACCCGCTTCGGCCATGGCGCCATCGCGGCGATGCTCGCGGCGCTGGTCCTGTCCTATGTCACGTCCGATCCGTCCATCGCGTTGGCCAGCGCCACGGCGTTCGCGGTGTCCGAGTGCATCGACTGGCTGGTGTTCAGCATCACCAAACGCCCGTTGCACGATCGTCTGTGGATAAGTTCGGCCCTGAGCATTCCCCTCGATACGTTTATCTTCTTCGGCATGATCGACGCCTTCACCCCGGCCGTGATTCTTACCGCCATGGGCTCCAAGTTCGCGGGCGTGACGGTCGTGTGGCTGATCATGGCCTGGCGCTTGCGCAAACAGGCCGTCGCCAGCTGA
- the purT gene encoding formate-dependent phosphoribosylglycinamide formyltransferase, whose translation MTRIGTPLSPTATRVLLCGCGELGKEVVIELQRLGVEVIAVDRYANAPAMQVAHRSHVINMLDGAALRAVIEAEKPHFIVPEIEAIATATLVELEAEGFTVIPTARAAQLTMNREGIRRLAAEELDLPTSPYHFADTFEDYSKAVEDLGFPCVVKPVMSSSGKGQSLLRSADDVKTAWDYAQEGGRAGKGRVIVEGFIDFDYEITLLTVRHVGGTTFCAPVGHRQEKGDYQESWQPQAMSPIALAESERVAKAVTEALGGRGLFGVELFIKGDQVWFSEVSPRPHDTGLVTLISQDLSQFALHARAILGLPIPLIRQFGPSASAVILVEGQSTQTAFANLGAALSEPDTALRLFGKPEVNGQRRMGVALARDESIEAARAKATRASQAVVVEL comes from the coding sequence ATGACCCGTATCGGAACTCCATTGTCGCCAACCGCGACCCGCGTATTGCTGTGTGGCTGTGGTGAGTTGGGCAAGGAAGTGGTGATCGAGCTGCAACGCCTGGGCGTTGAAGTGATTGCCGTCGACCGTTACGCCAACGCGCCGGCCATGCAAGTTGCGCATCGCAGCCATGTGATCAACATGCTCGACGGCGCCGCCCTGCGTGCCGTAATCGAAGCCGAGAAGCCGCACTTCATCGTGCCGGAAATCGAAGCCATCGCCACCGCAACCCTCGTGGAACTGGAAGCCGAAGGCTTCACCGTGATCCCGACCGCGCGCGCCGCGCAGTTGACCATGAACCGTGAAGGCATCCGTCGTCTGGCCGCTGAAGAGCTGGACCTGCCGACCTCGCCGTACCATTTCGCCGACACCTTCGAGGACTACAGCAAGGCTGTCGAAGATCTCGGTTTCCCGTGCGTGGTCAAGCCAGTCATGAGTTCGTCGGGCAAAGGCCAGAGCCTGCTGCGCAGCGCCGATGATGTGAAAACCGCTTGGGATTACGCACAAGAAGGCGGCCGTGCCGGTAAAGGTCGCGTGATCGTCGAAGGCTTTATCGACTTCGACTACGAAATCACCTTGCTGACCGTACGTCACGTCGGTGGTACGACCTTCTGCGCGCCAGTCGGTCACCGTCAGGAGAAGGGCGACTATCAGGAATCCTGGCAGCCACAAGCCATGAGCCCGATTGCCCTGGCTGAATCCGAGCGTGTTGCCAAAGCCGTCACCGAAGCGCTGGGTGGCCGTGGTCTGTTTGGTGTCGAGCTATTCATCAAAGGTGATCAGGTGTGGTTCAGCGAAGTCTCGCCGCGTCCGCATGACACCGGTCTGGTGACCCTGATTTCTCAGGACCTGTCGCAGTTCGCGTTGCACGCACGGGCGATCCTGGGCCTGCCGATTCCGTTGATCCGCCAGTTCGGACCATCGGCTTCGGCGGTGATTCTGGTGGAAGGGCAGTCGACCCAGACCGCTTTCGCCAACCTCGGTGCTGCGTTGAGCGAGCCGGATACGGCGTTGCGTCTGTTCGGTAAGCCAGAGGTGAATGGTCAGCGTCGGATGGGTGTTGCGTTGGCGCGGGATGAGTCGATCGAGGCTGCCCGGGCTAAAGCGACCCGTGCTTCTCAGGCTGTTGTTGTAGAGCTGTAA
- a CDS encoding MFS transporter — translation MTTSTTYTETTPAQPTNSATRVATASFIGTAIEFYDFYVYATAAALVIGPVFFPQTSGTAQMLSAFLTFGIAFLARPLGSALFGHFGDRIGRKSTLVASLLLMGVCTTLIGVLPGYDSIGAWAPILLCVLRFGQGLGLGGEWGGAALLATENAPKGKRAWFGMFPQLGPSIGFLAANGLFLTLAMTLDDEQFRSWGWRIPFLLSAALVMVGLYVRLKLHETPVFANAMARQERVKIPLVELFSQYWAPMLLGAGSMVVCYALFYISTVFSLSYGVATLGYSRETFLGLLCFAVLFMAAATPLSAWASDRYGRKPVLIIGGVLAILSGFLMEPLLTQGSTWSVALFLCIELFLMGVTFAPMGALLPELFPTHVRYTGASAAYNLGGIVGASAAPFFAQKLVAMGGLSYVGGYVSGAAVLSLIAVLCLKETRHNDLNRVA, via the coding sequence ATGACGACCAGCACGACTTATACCGAAACCACGCCCGCGCAACCGACGAACTCCGCCACCCGCGTGGCGACGGCGAGTTTTATCGGCACGGCCATCGAGTTTTACGACTTTTACGTCTACGCCACCGCCGCTGCGCTGGTGATCGGTCCGGTGTTCTTTCCGCAGACCTCCGGCACCGCCCAGATGCTGTCGGCGTTCCTCACCTTCGGCATCGCCTTCCTCGCACGACCATTGGGCTCGGCGCTGTTTGGCCACTTCGGTGACCGCATCGGGCGCAAATCGACACTGGTCGCTTCGTTGCTGTTGATGGGCGTGTGCACCACGCTGATCGGCGTGCTGCCGGGTTACGACAGCATCGGGGCCTGGGCGCCGATCCTGCTCTGTGTGCTGCGTTTCGGCCAAGGCTTGGGGCTGGGCGGTGAATGGGGCGGTGCGGCGCTGCTGGCGACGGAGAATGCGCCCAAAGGCAAACGCGCCTGGTTCGGCATGTTCCCGCAGCTCGGTCCGTCGATCGGATTTCTGGCGGCGAACGGCTTGTTCCTTACCTTGGCGATGACCCTGGATGACGAGCAGTTCCGCTCGTGGGGCTGGCGGATTCCGTTCCTGCTCAGCGCCGCATTGGTGATGGTGGGTTTGTATGTTCGACTGAAACTCCACGAAACCCCAGTGTTTGCCAACGCCATGGCCCGTCAGGAGCGCGTAAAGATCCCGCTGGTCGAGCTGTTCAGCCAGTACTGGGCGCCGATGCTGTTGGGGGCCGGGTCGATGGTGGTGTGCTACGCGCTGTTCTACATCTCGACGGTGTTTTCGCTGAGTTATGGCGTGGCGACACTCGGCTACAGCCGCGAAACCTTCCTCGGCCTGCTGTGCTTCGCCGTGTTGTTCATGGCCGCCGCGACGCCGTTGTCAGCCTGGGCCAGCGACCGTTACGGGCGTAAACCGGTGCTGATCATTGGCGGCGTGCTGGCGATTCTGTCGGGGTTCTTGATGGAACCGCTGCTGACCCAAGGCTCGACCTGGAGCGTGGCGCTGTTCCTGTGCATCGAGCTGTTTCTGATGGGCGTGACGTTTGCGCCGATGGGCGCGCTGCTGCCGGAGCTGTTTCCCACGCATGTGCGCTATACCGGCGCGTCGGCAGCCTACAACCTGGGCGGCATCGTCGGAGCCTCGGCGGCGCCGTTCTTCGCGCAGAAATTGGTGGCGATGGGCGGTTTGAGTTATGTCGGCGGGTATGTGTCGGGGGCGGCGGTGTTGAGCTTGATTGCGGTGCTGTGCCTGAAGGAGACGCGGCATAACGATCTGAATCGGGTTGCCTGA